A region from the Aegilops tauschii subsp. strangulata cultivar AL8/78 chromosome 5, Aet v6.0, whole genome shotgun sequence genome encodes:
- the LOC109779460 gene encoding uncharacterized protein isoform X1, whose product MAWRGAASRTVLAAVRRPAPSAAVGGLRAPPPFAAPRRRIPSPFAPSHPTSPLGATRPLAAMMGSPLTAAVVLGRMTAHPSASARACCELSQGNGDDG is encoded by the exons ATGGCGTGGCGCGGCGCTGCGTCCCGCACCGTCCTCGCCGCGGTCCGCCGGCCGGCACCCTCGGCCGCGGTCGGCGGCCTCCGGGCCCCTCCTCCCTTCGCGGCCCCGCGCCGCCGGATCCCTTCCCCCTTCGCCCCCTCCCACCCCACCTCCCCGCTCGGAGCCACACG GCCCCTGGCGGCCATGATGGGGTCGCCGCTGACGGCGGCGGTGGTGCTAGGACGGATGACGGCGCACCCGTCGGCCAGCGCCCGGGCCTGCTGCGAGCTCTCCCAGG GAAATGGGGACGATGGTTGA
- the LOC109779460 gene encoding uncharacterized protein isoform X3, which translates to MAWRGAASRTVLAAVRRPAPSAAVGGLRAPPPFAAPRRRIPSPFAPSHPTSPLGATRPLAAMMGSPLTAAVVLGRMTAHPSASARACCELSQGT; encoded by the exons ATGGCGTGGCGCGGCGCTGCGTCCCGCACCGTCCTCGCCGCGGTCCGCCGGCCGGCACCCTCGGCCGCGGTCGGCGGCCTCCGGGCCCCTCCTCCCTTCGCGGCCCCGCGCCGCCGGATCCCTTCCCCCTTCGCCCCCTCCCACCCCACCTCCCCGCTCGGAGCCACACG GCCCCTGGCGGCCATGATGGGGTCGCCGCTGACGGCGGCGGTGGTGCTAGGACGGATGACGGCGCACCCGTCGGCCAGCGCCCGGGCCTGCTGCGAGCTCTCCCAGG GTACTTGA
- the LOC109779460 gene encoding uncharacterized protein isoform X2, with protein MAWRGAASRTVLAAVRRPAPSAAVGGLRAPPPFAAPRRRIPSPFAPSHPTSPLGATRPLAAMMGSPLTAAVVLGRMTAHPSASARACCELSQGNGKDG; from the exons ATGGCGTGGCGCGGCGCTGCGTCCCGCACCGTCCTCGCCGCGGTCCGCCGGCCGGCACCCTCGGCCGCGGTCGGCGGCCTCCGGGCCCCTCCTCCCTTCGCGGCCCCGCGCCGCCGGATCCCTTCCCCCTTCGCCCCCTCCCACCCCACCTCCCCGCTCGGAGCCACACG GCCCCTGGCGGCCATGATGGGGTCGCCGCTGACGGCGGCGGTGGTGCTAGGACGGATGACGGCGCACCCGTCGGCCAGCGCCCGGGCCTGCTGCGAGCTCTCCCAGG GGAATGGAAAAGATGGGTGA